The following proteins are encoded in a genomic region of Paenibacillus sp. FSL R7-0273:
- a CDS encoding AAA family ATPase: MKLIIIFGPQASGKMTIGHALEKTTELKLFHNHMTIELLAPYFGFSAEMWRLVTKFRQDIFEATAGSGLYGMIFTYVWAFDLQNDWDYIDSVCTIIEERGGEVYFVELETALEERLERNKTPHRLEHKPSKRDTARSEQNLLTTMEQHRLNSQEGEITRERYIRINNTNLSADEVARRIKEEFQL, from the coding sequence ATGAAGCTGATCATTATATTCGGCCCGCAGGCATCCGGAAAAATGACAATCGGGCATGCGCTGGAAAAAACCACAGAGCTGAAGCTGTTCCACAACCATATGACAATCGAGCTGCTGGCCCCTTATTTCGGCTTTAGCGCAGAGATGTGGAGGCTGGTCACCAAATTCCGCCAGGATATATTCGAGGCTACTGCCGGCAGCGGGCTGTACGGAATGATTTTCACCTATGTATGGGCCTTTGATCTGCAAAATGATTGGGATTACATAGATTCTGTCTGTACAATTATCGAGGAACGCGGCGGTGAAGTGTACTTTGTGGAGCTTGAGACTGCCCTTGAAGAGCGGCTTGAACGTAACAAAACACCGCACCGGCTCGAGCATAAGCCTTCCAAACGGGATACTGCACGCTCTGAGCAGAATTTGTTAACCACAATGGAGCAGCACAGGCTGAACTCACAGGAAGGGGAAATCACCAGAGAGCGTTACATAAGAATCAATAACACCAATCTGTCTGCCGATGAGGTAGCCCGGAGAATCAAAGAGGAATTTCAATTGTAA
- the rarD gene encoding EamA family transporter RarD, with the protein MNNGLVNAIIAYIMWGVLPLYWKLFNNVPAGEILSHRVVWSFVFMAILVAIQQRWGDMKRIAANRSQLLSLTASGLLIAANWLIFIWAVNNGHVVETSLGYYLNPLFNVLLAVVFLREKPNRGQWLAIAIAGAAVLIIAINYGRFPWIAISLAASFGLYGLAKKKTRQEASVGLLSETAVVLPIALVYWIYLAASGESTAWTLSWPMFTGLLLSGAVTALPLLFFARAAARLPLTTLGFVQYIGPTIMLILSIFVFKETVSPVLLTGFALIWTALAVYAASSVRAAKLAKAG; encoded by the coding sequence ATGAACAACGGGCTCGTCAACGCTATTATCGCTTATATTATGTGGGGGGTCCTGCCGCTTTACTGGAAGCTGTTTAACAATGTGCCTGCAGGCGAGATTCTCTCGCACCGGGTTGTCTGGTCGTTTGTATTCATGGCTATTCTCGTCGCCATCCAGCAACGCTGGGGTGACATGAAGCGGATTGCAGCCAACCGCTCCCAGCTGCTGTCACTCACAGCCAGCGGACTGCTGATCGCAGCGAATTGGCTCATCTTCATCTGGGCGGTGAACAACGGGCATGTCGTAGAAACAAGCCTCGGCTATTATTTGAATCCGCTGTTCAATGTGCTGCTGGCGGTCGTCTTTCTCCGTGAAAAGCCAAACCGCGGCCAATGGCTGGCCATTGCGATTGCCGGTGCCGCGGTGCTGATCATCGCCATCAACTACGGACGTTTTCCGTGGATTGCCATCTCGCTTGCTGCGTCGTTTGGCTTGTACGGCCTTGCCAAGAAAAAAACCAGACAAGAGGCTTCCGTAGGCCTGCTGTCGGAGACAGCTGTCGTTCTGCCCATTGCACTCGTCTACTGGATCTATCTGGCGGCCTCCGGAGAGTCCACAGCCTGGACACTGTCCTGGCCTATGTTTACCGGATTGCTTCTCTCCGGTGCGGTGACGGCCCTGCCGCTGCTCTTTTTTGCGCGGGCGGCTGCCCGGCTGCCGCTAACCACACTCGGCTTCGTACAATATATCGGACCGACGATCATGCTGATATTAAGCATATTTGTATTTAAGGAGACGGTCTCGCCGGTTCTGCTCACCGGCTTCGCGCTCATCTGGACAGCGCTGGCCGTATACGCTGCATCATCGGTTCGCGCAGCAAAGCTTGCCAAGGCAGGCTAA